The Thermoanaerobaculia bacterium genome window below encodes:
- a CDS encoding glycosyltransferase, translating to MLHLSDLAILASYYLVLLALAVYGFHRMMMVYLYYRNRAAAPVPPGPLTPLPKITVQLPVYNERYVIERLISAVAALDYPRELLEIQVLDDSTDDTADIARA from the coding sequence ATGCTGCATCTATCCGACCTGGCCATCTTAGCGTCTTACTACCTCGTGCTCCTGGCGCTCGCCGTGTACGGGTTCCATCGCATGATGATGGTCTACCTGTACTACCGGAACCGCGCCGCCGCTCCCGTGCCGCCGGGTCCGCTCACTCCGCTCCCGAAGATCACCGTTCAGCTTCCCGTGTACAACGAGCGCTACGTGATCGAGCGGCTGATCTCCGCCGTCGCCGCGCTCGACTATCCGCGCGAGCTCCTCGAGATCCAGGTGCTCGACGACTCGACCGACGACACGGCCGACATCGCCCGGGCCG